Proteins co-encoded in one Brassica oleracea var. oleracea cultivar TO1000 chromosome C4, BOL, whole genome shotgun sequence genomic window:
- the LOC106339319 gene encoding 40S ribosomal protein S10-2 — translation MIMSEENRRAISKYLFQEGVLFAKKDFNLAQHPLIEGVPNLQVIKLMQSFKSKEYVRETFAWMHYYWFLTNEGIDFLRTYLNLPSEIVPATLKKQQKPLGRPMGDRPRGPPRSDGERRFGGDRDGYRGAPRAGGEFGDKSGAPADYQPSFRAPGAGSRPGFGRGAGGYGAGPAAGSDLP, via the exons ATG ATTATGTCAGAGGAGAACCGCCGCGCAATCTCCAAGTACCTCTTCCAAG AGGGAGTTTTGTTTGCGAAAAAGGATTTCAATTTAGCGCAGCATCCTTTGATCGAAGGAGTTCCGAATCTGCAAGTCATCAAACTGATGCAGAGCTTCAAGTCTAAGGAGTACGTCCGCGAGACATTTGCGTGGATGCACTACTACTGGTTCCTCACCAACGAAGGCATTGACTTTTTGAGGACTTACCTCAATCTCCCATCTGAGATTGTTCCCGCCACTTTGAAGAAGCAGCAGAAGCCACTTGGTCGTCCCATGGGTGACCGTCCTCG TGGTCCACCTCGTTCTGATGGAGAGAGGAGGTTTGGTGGTGACAGAGATGGATACCGTGGAGCTCCTAGAGCTGGTGGAGAGTTTGGTGATAAGAGTGGAGCTCCTGCTGATTACCAGCCTTCCTTCAGG GCACCTGGAGCTGGATCTAGGCCTGGGTTTGGCCGTGGAGCCGGTGGGTACGGTGCTGGTCCTGCTGCTGGATCTGATCTTCCTTGA